Proteins encoded within one genomic window of Dermatophilus congolensis:
- a CDS encoding CinA family protein has translation MSGEVLVPAADVVAALLDAGQTVATAESLTGGLVVAGLTAVPGSSAVVRGGVCAYSSEVKARVVGVSQSALVTGAVNAEVAAELAVGAVRLFGAQWGVGTTGAAGPDPSEDAQVGTVFIAVHGPQGEVGCQTVVERLSLTGERGAIRFATVEAAFRLLRQRL, from the coding sequence GTGAGTGGTGAGGTGTTGGTTCCTGCTGCTGATGTTGTTGCTGCCTTGTTGGATGCGGGGCAGACGGTAGCGACGGCCGAGTCGTTGACGGGTGGTCTTGTTGTTGCTGGGTTGACTGCGGTGCCGGGGTCTTCTGCTGTGGTGCGTGGTGGGGTGTGTGCGTATAGCAGTGAGGTGAAGGCTCGTGTGGTGGGGGTTTCTCAGAGCGCTTTGGTTACGGGGGCGGTGAACGCTGAGGTTGCTGCGGAGTTGGCTGTGGGGGCGGTGAGGTTGTTTGGTGCGCAGTGGGGGGTGGGAACCACGGGGGCTGCTGGGCCGGATCCTTCTGAGGATGCGCAGGTGGGTACGGTGTTTATTGCGGTGCATGGGCCGCAGGGTGAGGTGGGGTGTCAGACGGTGGTGGAGCGGCTCTCGTTAACGGGGGAGCGTGGTGCGATTCGGTTCGCCACGGTGGAGGCAGCATTTAGACTGCTGCGACAACGGCTTTGA
- the arfB gene encoding alternative ribosome rescue aminoacyl-tRNA hydrolase ArfB: MPHIDHPLPITRTLTIPPKELRERFNRATGPGGQHVNTSDTRVELSFNLTNSPSIPEHLKQRIHDRLAHRLNNGTLTITAADERSQLANRKIARQRLAQLLREAAAPPTPQRKKTRPTRNSVQRRLTSKKHRAAIKRNRSRPFD; the protein is encoded by the coding sequence ATGCCCCACATCGATCACCCCCTACCCATCACCCGAACCCTAACCATCCCACCCAAAGAACTCCGCGAACGCTTCAACCGCGCAACCGGCCCCGGCGGACAACACGTCAACACCAGCGACACCCGCGTCGAACTATCCTTCAACCTCACCAACAGCCCCTCCATCCCCGAACACCTCAAACAACGAATCCACGACCGCCTCGCCCACCGACTCAACAACGGAACACTCACCATCACCGCAGCCGACGAACGCAGCCAACTCGCAAACCGAAAAATCGCCCGGCAACGACTCGCGCAACTCCTCCGCGAAGCCGCCGCGCCCCCTACGCCCCAACGCAAGAAAACTCGCCCCACACGCAACTCCGTTCAACGCCGCCTCACCAGCAAAAAACACCGCGCGGCAATCAAACGAAACCGATCACGCCCCTTCGACTAA
- a CDS encoding helix-turn-helix domain-containing protein has protein sequence MVLLRKEIGTVLRSRRKSLGRTLRDVSARSAVSLGYLSEIERGEKEASSELLASICGALDLPVSQMLRDVADQVALGEAAGVVLTMGSGERGRLAVPRPAA, from the coding sequence ATGGTGCTGCTGCGCAAGGAGATCGGTACGGTACTTCGTTCTCGACGTAAGTCGTTGGGACGTACGTTGCGTGATGTGTCGGCGCGTTCTGCGGTCTCGTTGGGGTATTTGTCGGAGATTGAGAGGGGGGAGAAAGAGGCAAGTTCGGAGTTGTTGGCTTCGATTTGTGGGGCGTTGGATTTGCCGGTGAGTCAGATGTTGCGTGATGTCGCTGATCAGGTTGCGTTGGGGGAAGCCGCTGGGGTTGTGCTGACGATGGGCTCTGGTGAGCGGGGTCGTTTGGCTGTGCCGCGTCCTGCTGCGTGA
- the rimO gene encoding 30S ribosomal protein S12 methylthiotransferase RimO gives MTSPTAAASAPARNDATHGTIHLTSLGCSRNDVDSEELAGRLAAAGWTLVDDPSGADVNVVNTCGFVAEAKKDSIDTILDLADLKESGETRAVVAVGCLAERYGRELAEQMPEADGVFGFDSYKDMSDHLSRILAGEQVQSHVPRDRRSLLPISPIARQETAPGIVLPGHGDLGPDATAGESFVRARLDGAPWAPLKIASGCDRRCAFCAIPSFRGAFVSRRPSDVLAEARWLGSNGVKEAFLVSENSTSYGKDLGDIRLLDTLLPDLAEVEGLERIRVSYLQPAELRDDLVRAIVETEKVVPYFDLSFQHVSAKILRRMCRFGDPESFLSLIEKIRSLAPEAGIRSNVIVGFPGETEEDFQMLVDFVTAARLDVCGVFGYSDEDGTEAQGYDDKVEQEVIDERLDILSTITESAGAERAAERIGSQVSVLVESNAQAQPWDEDLGEGSFFEGDRIVFGRAEHQGPEVDGLTRLVQSSDGAAQLPEVGQLISARVVTSEGADLVAVIS, from the coding sequence ATGACTTCGCCCACCGCTGCCGCAAGTGCGCCCGCACGCAACGATGCCACTCACGGCACGATTCACCTCACCAGTCTCGGATGTTCACGCAATGACGTGGATTCTGAGGAGCTCGCAGGCCGCTTGGCTGCTGCGGGGTGGACTCTTGTTGACGACCCTTCTGGCGCCGACGTGAATGTTGTGAATACGTGTGGTTTTGTCGCAGAGGCCAAGAAAGATTCGATCGACACGATTCTTGATCTGGCTGATCTGAAAGAAAGCGGCGAGACTCGCGCAGTGGTGGCCGTGGGGTGCCTGGCGGAGCGGTATGGGCGTGAGCTAGCTGAGCAAATGCCTGAAGCTGATGGTGTTTTCGGGTTTGACTCCTACAAGGACATGTCCGATCACTTGAGTCGCATCTTGGCTGGGGAGCAGGTGCAGTCGCACGTTCCGCGGGATCGTCGTTCTCTGTTGCCGATTTCTCCGATTGCTCGTCAGGAAACGGCGCCGGGAATCGTGCTTCCAGGGCATGGGGATTTGGGGCCGGATGCCACTGCTGGTGAATCGTTCGTGCGGGCACGTTTGGATGGGGCGCCGTGGGCTCCGTTGAAGATCGCTTCGGGGTGTGATCGTCGTTGCGCTTTCTGCGCTATCCCCTCGTTCCGTGGTGCGTTTGTTTCTCGCCGTCCTAGTGATGTTCTTGCTGAGGCTCGCTGGCTGGGTAGTAATGGGGTGAAGGAAGCTTTCCTGGTTTCTGAGAACTCGACCTCGTACGGCAAGGATTTGGGCGATATCCGTCTGCTGGACACGTTGTTACCTGATCTTGCTGAGGTGGAAGGGCTGGAACGTATCCGGGTTTCGTATTTGCAGCCAGCGGAGTTGCGTGATGACTTGGTGCGGGCGATTGTCGAGACGGAGAAGGTTGTGCCGTATTTCGATCTTTCGTTCCAGCATGTGTCTGCGAAGATTTTGCGCCGGATGTGTCGGTTTGGTGATCCGGAGTCGTTCTTGAGCTTGATCGAGAAGATTCGGTCTTTGGCGCCGGAGGCAGGGATCCGCTCTAACGTGATTGTTGGGTTCCCCGGCGAGACGGAGGAGGACTTCCAGATGCTCGTTGATTTCGTCACAGCTGCGCGTTTGGATGTGTGTGGCGTTTTTGGGTACTCCGATGAGGATGGCACTGAGGCCCAGGGGTATGACGACAAGGTTGAGCAAGAAGTTATTGATGAACGCCTGGATATTCTTTCGACGATTACTGAGTCGGCGGGTGCTGAGCGTGCGGCTGAGCGGATCGGTTCGCAGGTGAGCGTGCTTGTTGAGTCCAATGCGCAGGCTCAGCCGTGGGATGAGGATCTGGGTGAGGGGTCGTTCTTTGAGGGGGACCGGATTGTGTTCGGTCGGGCTGAGCATCAAGGTCCGGAGGTTGATGGGTTGACGCGTCTTGTGCAAAGCAGTGATGGTGCGGCGCAGCTTCCTGAGGTTGGTCAGCTCATTTCGGCGCGGGTGGTTACTTCTGAGGGTGCTGATCTGGTTGCGGTGATCTCATGA
- a CDS encoding FtsK/SpoIIIE family DNA translocase yields the protein MATRNTPNKRRTAAKGKPVPRKNPRTKNGAATRRTPAAKTPRAGSGTPSRGAGSALRGITGLTGGMARRVGRTASGLPEEHRRDGMGLFFIIIAVIIAAREWWGLPGPLGEFIHIIAAGTIGWGALFLPLAFVWFGLRIMRNPVEDAATSRIAIGVTTLTVSLAGIIHIARGNPRISGGTEAFRSAGGMIGYLVGAPLDAMLTDWGAYVVLAIVAFFGVLVITATPFVEIPDRLTELHDRLFGLDEYVDTIPIPTSSRRKSRRNLELDHRDGDEAFEQAAEVHKGRSRRLADLPKIAAEEAANAQRDTTTAADRAATQALDRVNNPAAASSTKPGPVPATNQTELVPPPTQAIPQRTEQLALAGDVTYTLPPSDLLEQGTPHKTRSEVNDHVVQALTGVLEQFNINAQVTGFSRGPTVTRYEVELGAGTKVERVTALSKNIAYAVASADVRILSPIPGKSAIGIEIPNTDREKVSLGDVLRSQVATRNPHPMVMGVGKDVEGGFVIANLAKMPHLLVAGATGSGKSSFVNSMITSILVRSTPDEVRLILVDPKRVELTAYEGIPHLITPIITNPKKAAEALQWVVKEMDARYDDLAAFGYKHIDDFNKAVRSGDVKLPPGSQRVVEPYPYLLVVVDELADLMMVAPRDVEESIVRITQLARAAGIHLVLATQRPSVDVVTGLIKANVPSRMAFATSSLADSRVVLDQPGAEKLIGQGDALFLPMGASKPMRVQGAWVPESEVAAVVKFVTDQLKPSYREDVVPATEKKQIDADIGDDLELLLEATKQVVTTQFGSTSMLQRKLRVGFAKAGRLMDLMESRGVVGPSEGSKARDVLIRPEDLPTVLAQMQGQTPPPPAEGQQGTAGGHDRYADVEVQGEEVVHEGDLEDEDAWQLTQQGRGR from the coding sequence GTGGCAACTCGTAACACCCCAAACAAGCGGCGCACCGCCGCCAAAGGAAAACCTGTCCCTCGCAAGAACCCCCGGACCAAAAACGGTGCCGCCACACGCCGTACCCCCGCGGCCAAAACCCCCCGCGCGGGTAGTGGCACTCCCAGCCGCGGCGCCGGCTCCGCATTGCGCGGAATCACTGGCCTGACCGGAGGCATGGCGCGCCGCGTTGGCCGCACCGCATCCGGACTACCCGAAGAACACCGACGCGACGGTATGGGCCTGTTCTTCATCATCATCGCCGTGATCATCGCCGCCCGCGAATGGTGGGGACTACCCGGCCCACTCGGCGAATTCATCCACATCATCGCCGCCGGCACCATCGGTTGGGGAGCACTGTTCCTGCCCCTAGCATTCGTCTGGTTCGGGCTACGCATCATGCGCAACCCCGTCGAAGACGCTGCCACCTCACGCATCGCCATCGGCGTCACCACCCTGACCGTCAGCCTCGCCGGCATCATCCACATCGCCCGAGGCAATCCCCGCATCTCCGGCGGCACCGAAGCATTCCGCTCCGCCGGTGGCATGATCGGCTACCTCGTCGGCGCACCACTAGACGCCATGCTCACCGACTGGGGTGCTTACGTCGTACTAGCCATCGTCGCGTTCTTCGGGGTCCTCGTAATCACCGCAACCCCCTTCGTGGAAATCCCAGACCGACTCACCGAACTCCACGACCGCCTCTTCGGCCTCGACGAATACGTCGACACCATCCCCATCCCCACATCCTCACGCCGCAAATCCCGCCGCAACCTCGAACTCGACCACCGCGACGGAGACGAAGCATTCGAGCAAGCCGCAGAAGTCCACAAAGGCCGCAGCCGCAGACTCGCAGACCTCCCCAAAATCGCTGCAGAAGAAGCCGCAAACGCCCAACGCGACACAACCACCGCCGCCGACCGCGCAGCCACACAAGCCCTCGACCGCGTCAACAACCCCGCCGCAGCCAGCAGCACCAAACCTGGCCCCGTGCCAGCCACCAACCAAACCGAACTGGTGCCCCCGCCCACCCAAGCCATCCCGCAACGCACCGAACAACTTGCCCTCGCCGGCGATGTCACCTACACTCTTCCCCCCTCAGACCTGCTCGAACAGGGAACCCCCCACAAAACCCGCTCAGAAGTTAACGACCACGTCGTTCAAGCTCTCACCGGTGTACTAGAACAGTTCAACATCAACGCTCAAGTCACCGGATTCTCCCGTGGCCCCACAGTCACCCGCTACGAAGTTGAGCTCGGCGCCGGCACCAAGGTTGAACGCGTCACCGCACTGAGCAAAAACATTGCCTACGCGGTAGCCAGCGCAGACGTACGCATCCTCTCGCCCATCCCCGGCAAATCAGCCATCGGGATCGAGATCCCCAACACAGACCGCGAAAAAGTCAGTCTCGGTGACGTGCTGCGTAGCCAAGTCGCCACCCGCAACCCTCACCCCATGGTGATGGGCGTCGGTAAAGACGTCGAAGGTGGATTCGTTATCGCCAACCTGGCGAAAATGCCCCACCTCCTCGTGGCAGGTGCCACAGGGTCGGGTAAATCCAGCTTCGTTAACTCGATGATCACCTCGATCCTCGTGCGCTCCACCCCCGACGAAGTACGCCTGATTCTCGTGGACCCCAAACGAGTCGAGCTCACCGCCTACGAAGGCATCCCACACCTGATCACCCCCATCATCACCAACCCCAAAAAAGCCGCTGAAGCGCTGCAATGGGTGGTCAAAGAGATGGATGCCCGCTACGACGACTTGGCCGCATTCGGGTACAAACACATCGACGACTTCAACAAAGCTGTCCGCTCCGGTGACGTCAAACTTCCACCCGGATCGCAACGCGTCGTTGAGCCTTACCCATACCTACTCGTTGTGGTTGACGAGCTCGCTGACCTGATGATGGTCGCTCCCCGCGATGTGGAAGAGTCCATTGTTCGTATCACCCAGCTGGCTCGCGCTGCCGGTATTCACCTTGTCCTGGCTACGCAGCGTCCCAGCGTCGACGTCGTAACCGGCCTCATCAAAGCCAACGTGCCCAGCCGGATGGCATTCGCGACAAGCTCCCTGGCTGACTCCAGGGTCGTGCTGGATCAGCCCGGCGCCGAAAAGCTCATCGGCCAAGGTGATGCTCTCTTCCTCCCTATGGGGGCGAGCAAACCGATGCGTGTACAGGGTGCTTGGGTGCCGGAGTCAGAGGTCGCCGCGGTCGTCAAGTTCGTCACCGACCAGCTCAAACCGAGCTACCGGGAAGACGTTGTTCCCGCCACAGAAAAGAAACAGATCGACGCTGACATCGGCGATGACTTGGAGCTGCTCCTTGAAGCAACCAAACAGGTCGTTACTACCCAGTTCGGTTCGACTTCGATGTTGCAGCGCAAATTGCGTGTCGGTTTCGCTAAAGCCGGACGACTCATGGACCTCATGGAATCTCGCGGCGTTGTCGGCCCTTCTGAAGGAAGTAAAGCGCGAGACGTGTTGATCCGCCCAGAAGATCTGCCTACCGTTCTGGCGCAGATGCAAGGACAAACCCCTCCGCCACCAGCGGAGGGTCAACAAGGCACGGCAGGGGGACATGACCGATATGCCGATGTTGAAGTGCAGGGCGAAGAAGTCGTGCACGAGGGGGACCTGGAGGATGAGGACGCGTGGCAACTGACACAACAGGGGCGCGGCAGGTAG
- a CDS encoding DNA-formamidopyrimidine glycosylase family protein: MPEGDTVARTCQRLHHVFAGHTTQEAELRWGNREGSGLIGHTTIEVIPHGKHILHRFSNGWTLHSHLRMEGSWRITHPNEPQRHSRRVRALLSTNEWTALGLSLGMLNLIPTRDEHTLTGHLGPDILGPDWNTDLATTNLLTNPTTIGAALLDQRNLAGIGTLWASETLFTQHINPWTPTTTLTPQQITKILTKAHQLMTAALNHAIQSSTGSHRPGHNTYVHARSGHPCRRCGTTIRVHPIGPPTRERVMFYCPTCQNGLAPGDKGAPIKPLGYTRHPHPRGPRKTRYGR, from the coding sequence ATGCCAGAAGGTGACACCGTCGCACGCACCTGCCAACGCCTCCACCACGTCTTCGCAGGCCACACCACCCAAGAAGCCGAACTCAGATGGGGAAACCGCGAAGGAAGCGGACTCATCGGACACACCACCATCGAAGTCATCCCCCACGGCAAACACATCCTCCACCGCTTCTCCAACGGCTGGACCCTCCACTCACACCTACGCATGGAAGGCAGCTGGCGCATCACCCACCCCAACGAACCCCAACGCCACTCACGCCGCGTCCGCGCCCTACTAAGCACCAACGAATGGACCGCCCTCGGCCTATCCCTAGGCATGCTCAACCTCATCCCCACCCGCGACGAACACACCCTCACCGGACACCTCGGACCCGACATCCTCGGCCCCGACTGGAACACCGACCTAGCAACCACCAACCTCCTGACCAACCCCACCACCATCGGCGCAGCCCTACTCGACCAACGCAACCTCGCCGGCATCGGAACCCTCTGGGCCAGCGAAACCCTCTTCACCCAACACATCAACCCCTGGACACCAACCACCACCCTCACCCCACAACAAATCACCAAAATCCTCACCAAAGCCCACCAACTCATGACCGCCGCCCTCAACCACGCCATCCAATCAAGCACCGGATCACACCGCCCCGGACACAACACCTACGTACACGCACGCTCAGGACACCCCTGCCGCCGATGCGGCACCACCATCCGCGTACACCCCATCGGCCCACCCACCCGCGAACGCGTCATGTTCTACTGTCCAACATGCCAAAACGGCCTAGCACCAGGAGACAAAGGCGCCCCCATCAAACCCCTGGGCTACACCCGACACCCACACCCCCGCGGCCCCCGAAAAACCCGGTACGGAAGATGA
- the pgsA gene encoding CDP-diacylglycerol--glycerol-3-phosphate 3-phosphatidyltransferase, translating into MTSSAPQTQPSSWNVPNALTVLRIFMVPLFGWLLLAGGGHEVSMRWWALLVFLLAMATDSLDGYIARSRNLVTNFGKIADPIADKALTGMAFIGLSVIGDLWWWVTILILLREWGITVLRLVVIRYGVMPASRGGKIKTVLQTVALALLVAPVTGVLWWIGVVVVAGALVVTVATGVEYVFQAVRLVRSSSRQVSA; encoded by the coding sequence ATGACCAGTAGTGCGCCGCAGACGCAGCCGAGTTCGTGGAATGTGCCTAATGCGTTGACGGTGTTGCGGATTTTCATGGTCCCGCTCTTCGGCTGGCTGTTGCTGGCCGGGGGTGGGCATGAGGTGTCCATGCGGTGGTGGGCGTTGCTGGTGTTTTTGCTGGCGATGGCGACGGATTCGCTGGATGGGTATATCGCTCGCTCACGTAATTTGGTGACAAATTTCGGGAAGATAGCTGATCCGATTGCGGATAAAGCGCTCACCGGAATGGCGTTTATCGGGTTGAGTGTGATCGGTGACCTGTGGTGGTGGGTGACGATTCTCATTCTGCTGCGTGAGTGGGGGATCACGGTGTTGCGGTTGGTGGTGATTCGTTATGGCGTGATGCCTGCTTCCCGTGGCGGCAAGATTAAGACGGTGTTGCAGACGGTGGCGTTGGCGTTGCTGGTTGCTCCGGTGACGGGCGTGTTGTGGTGGATTGGTGTTGTTGTGGTGGCCGGTGCCTTGGTGGTGACTGTGGCGACGGGTGTTGAGTATGTTTTCCAGGCTGTGAGGTTGGTGCGTTCGTCGTCGCGGCAGGTGTCGGCGTGA
- a CDS encoding serine hydrolase, producing the protein MATDTTGARQVVVTRRRMSTAFVCAVLCATMAACGSSASSPKEEDSQTSTATPTVAPMLPSRPPAVISTPAPPPPPVKPVQTTDASKLVQGFKKLPGRDQQLTIAWAPVGHPEQVQQLGTTDTIDAWSTIKVPLALAAIQQRGGDLPKAVANDIEMSVRISDNDAARRLWEGLENFGMKAELVNEVLGDTGDKRTRAARNSAGVRVPFGLTAWRVNDAAKFAATLPCVPYGAQIMRDMRFIDHTQSWGIGAVARGTNKRGLNVDDVAFKGGWGPSTSGYLMRQVGVLILPGGGGVGVALLVQPHGGNHDAGAKILSQAASWLRDSLGATDAGKCA; encoded by the coding sequence GTGGCAACTGACACAACAGGGGCGCGGCAGGTAGTTGTCACTCGGCGGCGGATGAGCACTGCGTTCGTGTGCGCAGTGCTCTGCGCCACCATGGCCGCATGTGGCAGCTCCGCATCATCACCAAAGGAGGAAGACTCACAAACCAGTACTGCAACACCCACTGTGGCGCCGATGCTGCCTTCGCGGCCGCCAGCAGTGATCAGCACCCCGGCTCCACCTCCGCCTCCGGTGAAGCCTGTACAGACAACTGACGCCAGCAAACTTGTTCAGGGATTCAAGAAACTGCCTGGGCGGGATCAGCAGCTCACTATTGCGTGGGCGCCGGTTGGGCACCCGGAGCAAGTTCAACAATTGGGCACTACGGACACGATCGACGCGTGGTCGACGATCAAGGTCCCATTGGCTTTGGCAGCTATCCAGCAGCGCGGCGGTGATCTGCCTAAAGCTGTGGCTAACGACATTGAGATGTCGGTGCGCATCTCCGACAATGACGCTGCCCGGCGCTTGTGGGAGGGGCTGGAAAACTTCGGGATGAAGGCAGAGCTGGTCAACGAAGTTCTCGGTGATACCGGTGATAAACGCACCCGGGCTGCGCGGAATTCGGCGGGGGTGCGCGTGCCGTTCGGTTTGACTGCTTGGCGAGTGAATGATGCTGCTAAGTTCGCTGCGACGCTTCCGTGTGTTCCCTATGGAGCCCAGATCATGCGGGATATGCGTTTCATTGACCACACGCAGTCGTGGGGGATTGGTGCGGTTGCGCGCGGAACCAACAAACGTGGCTTGAATGTCGATGACGTTGCATTCAAAGGTGGTTGGGGTCCTAGCACCAGTGGTTACCTGATGCGGCAGGTGGGAGTTTTGATCTTGCCCGGTGGCGGTGGAGTAGGGGTCGCGCTTCTTGTTCAACCGCATGGCGGTAACCACGATGCAGGTGCCAAAATTTTGTCGCAAGCAGCTAGTTGGCTACGTGATTCGCTTGGTGCAACAGATGCGGGCAAGTGTGCGTGA